A single window of Mycobacterium sp. ITM-2016-00318 DNA harbors:
- a CDS encoding long-chain fatty acid--CoA ligase, which yields MSIDNSARPATTTSTAKNLATMFYDRVEASAGKEAFRRLVDGKWTSLTWREAAEQVEALAAGLLALGLEPEQRVGIASSTRYEWILADLAIICAGGATTTVYPTTNADDTAYILRDSGSRFVFAEDDAQLNKLLERRDDLPDLEKVVLFDGAGDGDWVLSLDDVAALGTRHLQEHPKSVRERADGIPAEQLATLIYTSGTTGKPKGVRLSHRAWVYEGDAIAGFGILDEDDLQLLWLPLAHAFGKVLISAQLACGFASAIDGRVDKIVENMGTVKPTFMGAAPRIFEKAHAKVVTSQKGAKEKLFNAAFAVGRQVDRRRLAGKSVPLPLKAAHGLFDRLVFSKVRNVFGGRIKLMISGSAPLNREIGEWFHAAGLLILEGYGLTETSAGAFINRLENYKLGTVGQVFDGTDTRISDDGEVLVKGPCVMDGYHNLPDKTAETLTEDGWLRTGDKGQLDEDGFLTITGRLKELFKTSGGKYVAPPAIESKFMALCPYAGHMLVFGESRNFCVALITLDPDAISGWAKENGLGDQDYADLAKSDRVRDMIGEHVQRLNSELNRWETIKKWEILDHDLSIERGELTPSLKVKRSVIADEQKDLLDSFYS from the coding sequence ATGTCCATCGATAACAGTGCCCGACCGGCCACGACAACCTCGACGGCCAAGAACCTCGCGACGATGTTTTACGACCGTGTCGAGGCATCCGCCGGCAAGGAAGCGTTCCGAAGACTCGTCGACGGGAAATGGACCTCGCTGACCTGGCGCGAAGCCGCCGAACAGGTGGAAGCACTGGCGGCCGGGCTGCTCGCACTGGGCCTCGAACCCGAGCAGCGGGTCGGCATCGCGTCGAGTACCCGCTATGAGTGGATACTGGCCGACCTGGCGATCATCTGTGCTGGCGGCGCAACCACCACCGTTTATCCGACGACGAACGCCGATGACACCGCCTACATCCTGCGCGACTCGGGATCTCGGTTCGTATTCGCCGAGGACGACGCACAGCTGAACAAGCTGCTGGAACGTCGCGACGACCTGCCTGACCTCGAGAAGGTGGTGCTGTTCGACGGTGCGGGTGACGGAGACTGGGTGCTGTCGCTCGACGACGTCGCGGCGTTGGGCACCCGACACTTGCAGGAGCATCCGAAATCGGTGCGCGAACGCGCCGATGGCATCCCCGCCGAGCAGTTGGCGACGCTGATTTACACATCGGGCACCACCGGCAAGCCGAAGGGCGTACGGCTGTCCCATCGAGCCTGGGTGTACGAAGGCGACGCCATCGCGGGCTTCGGGATCCTCGACGAGGACGACCTGCAACTGCTCTGGTTACCGCTCGCGCACGCGTTCGGCAAGGTGCTGATCTCGGCCCAGCTCGCGTGCGGCTTCGCCAGCGCCATCGACGGCCGGGTGGACAAGATCGTGGAGAACATGGGCACGGTCAAGCCGACGTTCATGGGCGCCGCCCCGCGCATCTTCGAGAAGGCCCACGCCAAGGTCGTCACCTCCCAGAAGGGTGCCAAGGAGAAGTTGTTCAACGCCGCGTTCGCGGTCGGGCGGCAAGTCGACCGCCGGCGGCTGGCGGGCAAGTCGGTGCCGCTGCCGTTGAAGGCCGCGCACGGGTTGTTCGACCGGCTGGTGTTCAGCAAGGTGCGAAACGTGTTCGGCGGCCGGATCAAGTTAATGATCTCCGGCTCGGCGCCGCTGAACCGCGAGATCGGCGAGTGGTTCCACGCCGCAGGGCTGCTGATCCTGGAGGGTTACGGGCTCACCGAGACGTCGGCCGGCGCATTCATCAACCGCTTGGAGAACTACAAGCTGGGCACCGTCGGGCAGGTGTTCGACGGTACCGACACACGTATCAGCGACGACGGCGAGGTGCTGGTCAAGGGCCCCTGTGTGATGGACGGCTATCACAACCTCCCCGACAAGACAGCGGAGACGCTGACCGAAGACGGCTGGCTGCGCACTGGCGACAAGGGTCAGCTCGACGAGGACGGCTTCCTCACGATCACGGGGCGGCTCAAGGAACTGTTCAAGACCTCCGGCGGCAAGTACGTCGCACCGCCGGCGATCGAGAGCAAGTTCATGGCGCTGTGCCCCTACGCGGGCCACATGCTGGTATTCGGCGAGTCACGCAACTTCTGCGTCGCGCTGATCACGCTGGACCCCGACGCGATCAGCGGCTGGGCCAAGGAAAACGGGCTTGGCGATCAGGACTACGCCGACTTGGCGAAGTCAGACCGGGTACGAGACATGATCGGCGAGCACGTGCAGCGACTCAACTCCGAGCTGAACCGGTGGGAGACCATCAAGAAGTGGGAGATCCTCGATCACGACCTGTCCATCGAACGCGGCGAGCTGACTCCTTCGTTGAAGGTGAAGCGGTCGGTGATCGCCGACGAGCAAAAGGATCTGCTCGACTCGTTCTACTCCTGA
- a CDS encoding SDR family oxidoreductase produces the protein MSSFDGRVAVVTGAGSGIGRELAIGLALRGSRVAISDVDDEGLDGTAERLAALNAEPHVELLDVSDRTAVQAYASSVVAHYGVVHQIYNNAGVAGGAAPVIDCDYDTYERIIAINLWGVIHGTKEFLPHLIESGDGHVVNISSLNGIMAQASMSAYCTTKFAVRGFTESLRAEMLAAGHPVQVTLVHPGGIKTNIATAAITEAEKTGAEITEQQRQRAEAYNKKLLKMSPQQAARIILDGVQANRSRVLVGKDAKGVDALVRLTPRYYTKLVMFWDRRTFGGS, from the coding sequence ATGAGTTCGTTCGACGGCAGGGTCGCAGTCGTCACGGGGGCCGGTTCGGGCATCGGCCGAGAACTGGCGATCGGCCTCGCCCTTCGCGGCTCCCGCGTCGCGATCTCAGACGTCGACGACGAAGGCCTCGACGGCACTGCCGAAAGGCTTGCCGCCCTCAATGCCGAGCCGCACGTCGAGCTTCTTGACGTCAGCGACCGTACCGCCGTCCAGGCCTATGCATCTTCAGTGGTCGCGCATTACGGCGTTGTGCACCAGATCTACAACAACGCCGGCGTCGCCGGTGGCGCGGCGCCCGTCATCGACTGCGACTACGACACTTACGAGCGCATCATCGCCATTAATCTATGGGGCGTGATTCACGGCACCAAAGAGTTCTTGCCGCATCTCATCGAGTCCGGCGACGGGCATGTCGTCAACATCTCCAGCCTGAACGGGATCATGGCACAGGCATCGATGAGTGCGTACTGCACAACCAAGTTCGCTGTCAGGGGATTCACCGAATCCCTTCGTGCGGAGATGCTTGCGGCCGGCCACCCCGTGCAGGTGACGCTGGTGCACCCGGGCGGCATAAAGACCAACATCGCCACAGCCGCGATCACCGAGGCCGAAAAGACCGGAGCGGAGATCACCGAACAACAACGGCAACGCGCAGAGGCCTACAACAAGAAGCTGCTGAAGATGTCGCCGCAACAGGCGGCCCGCATCATCCTCGACGGAGTGCAGGCCAACCGAAGCCGCGTGCTGGTCGGCAAGGATGCCAAGGGAGTAGACGCCTTGGTTCGGCTCACCCCCCGCTACTACACCAAGCTCGTAATGTTCTGGGACCGGCGGACATTCGGCGGGTCATGA
- a CDS encoding NAD(P)/FAD-dependent oxidoreductase: protein MTRSSKLDSAAAERLPDHVRVAIVGSGFSGVGAAIKLDEAGHHDFIVLERGQDVGGTWRDNTYPGAACDVPSHLYSYSFALNPDWTRSFSTQPEIEAYIRGVARRSGVLDRHVFGCEVTRAAWQQQHNRWELSTSHGPMTADVLIGAFGALAEPSLPGIPGIDDFDGELFHSAQWNHGADLAGKRVAVIGTGASAIQLVPAIADTVAHIDVYQRTAPWLLPRFDRAFSRVERWAFRNIPATLRLARAGIYAARESQVVGLAKNPRMMKPFELISRAKIRTEIKDPELRRKVTPNFRIGCKRMLIANDWYPTLDREHVELVTDGIREVDGRRVITEDGTAREVDAIIVATGFHVTDSPMFDVVCGKDGRSLSQTFADKGMQAFKGTTIAGFPNMFVLVGPNVGLGHTSMVYMIESQINYVVDALTTMKRHGLQRVDVRRDAQDAYNDQLQRKLSGSVWMTGGCASWYLDAHGNNTTLWPDFTFRFRRQTKRFDIDAYETASVRNSVSRKGNG, encoded by the coding sequence ATGACTCGCTCTTCGAAGCTCGATTCTGCAGCTGCGGAGCGATTACCCGACCACGTTCGAGTCGCGATCGTCGGGAGTGGATTCTCCGGTGTGGGTGCCGCCATCAAGCTCGACGAGGCCGGCCACCACGACTTCATCGTATTGGAACGCGGTCAAGATGTCGGCGGCACGTGGCGCGATAACACATACCCTGGCGCGGCCTGCGATGTGCCGTCGCATCTCTACTCGTACTCCTTCGCGCTCAACCCCGACTGGACCCGATCGTTTTCAACCCAACCCGAGATCGAGGCATACATCCGCGGCGTCGCGCGCCGCTCGGGCGTCCTGGATCGTCACGTGTTCGGTTGCGAAGTGACGAGAGCGGCCTGGCAACAGCAGCACAACCGGTGGGAGCTTTCGACCTCGCACGGGCCGATGACCGCCGACGTCTTGATCGGTGCTTTCGGGGCTTTGGCTGAGCCGTCGCTTCCGGGCATCCCCGGCATCGACGATTTCGATGGCGAACTGTTCCACTCGGCCCAGTGGAACCACGGCGCAGACCTCGCCGGCAAGCGCGTCGCCGTCATCGGCACGGGCGCGTCTGCGATTCAGCTGGTTCCAGCCATCGCGGACACCGTGGCGCACATCGACGTGTACCAGCGCACCGCCCCCTGGCTGCTGCCGCGCTTCGATCGCGCATTCAGCCGCGTCGAGCGGTGGGCGTTTCGCAACATCCCTGCGACGCTGCGGCTGGCCCGCGCAGGCATCTACGCTGCGCGTGAGAGTCAGGTCGTCGGCCTGGCCAAGAACCCACGCATGATGAAGCCATTCGAGCTGATTTCGCGCGCCAAGATTCGCACCGAGATCAAGGACCCAGAGTTACGGCGCAAGGTGACACCGAATTTCCGCATCGGGTGCAAGCGGATGCTCATCGCCAACGATTGGTATCCCACTCTGGACCGCGAGCATGTTGAACTGGTCACTGACGGCATTCGCGAGGTCGATGGGCGTCGAGTCATCACTGAAGACGGCACCGCACGCGAGGTGGACGCCATCATCGTCGCGACGGGTTTCCACGTCACCGACTCCCCGATGTTCGATGTCGTATGCGGCAAGGACGGACGAAGCCTCAGCCAAACGTTCGCAGACAAGGGCATGCAGGCTTTCAAAGGCACGACCATCGCGGGGTTTCCGAACATGTTTGTGCTCGTCGGACCGAATGTCGGCCTTGGTCACACCTCGATGGTGTACATGATCGAATCCCAGATCAATTACGTCGTCGACGCCCTCACCACGATGAAACGTCACGGCCTCCAACGCGTCGACGTGCGACGAGACGCGCAGGACGCGTACAACGACCAACTGCAACGCAAACTCAGTGGATCCGTGTGGATGACCGGGGGCTGTGCCAGCTGGTATCTGGATGCCCACGGCAACAACACCACCCTGTGGCCCGACTTCACATTCCGCTTCCGCCGGCAGACCAAGCGCTTCGACATCGACGCGTACGAGACCGCGTCAGTACGAAATTCGGTGAGTCGCAAGGGCAACGGCTGA
- a CDS encoding cytochrome P450: MSDLADLDYFTNSDIAQDPYAYWEYLRSEGPVVPEPHYGVVAVTGYQEVQAAFKDFEVFSAVNAIGGPFPPLPFTPEGDDISELIDRHRHEFPIFEHMVVMDPPEHEKARSLLSRLLTPRRLSENEDYIWGLADSQFDEFIANGRCEFLSEYAKPFATLAIADLLGVPHEDRPKVRRNLGAGGAPGGRPGSLHHQPVGSNPLQYLDDLFSGYIADRRITPREDVLTGLATATYPDGSVPPLLEVVRPATFLFGAGQETVTKLLSSAVQVLGDRPELQDQLREDRTLIGPFIEEALRLESPTKVDFRLVRKSTTLGGVPLKAGTVIMLCLGAANRDLRKFDDPNEFRLDRKNVREHIAFGRGIHTCAGAPLARVEGRVTINRMLDRMADIQISEAEHGPSGQRRYRYEPTFLLRGLTELHIEFTPTR, translated from the coding sequence ATGTCTGACCTGGCGGACCTGGACTACTTCACCAACTCCGATATCGCCCAGGATCCCTACGCCTACTGGGAGTACTTGCGCAGCGAGGGACCGGTAGTGCCCGAACCCCACTACGGAGTCGTCGCGGTGACCGGCTACCAGGAGGTCCAGGCGGCGTTCAAAGACTTCGAAGTGTTCTCCGCGGTCAATGCCATCGGCGGACCGTTTCCACCCCTGCCCTTCACACCCGAGGGTGACGACATCAGTGAACTCATCGACCGACACCGCCATGAGTTCCCCATCTTCGAGCACATGGTCGTCATGGATCCCCCGGAGCACGAAAAGGCTCGATCGCTGCTGAGCCGCCTGTTGACACCACGCCGCTTGTCGGAGAACGAGGATTACATATGGGGCCTTGCGGACAGCCAGTTCGACGAGTTCATTGCCAACGGGCGATGCGAGTTCCTCAGCGAGTACGCCAAACCGTTTGCGACACTGGCCATTGCGGACCTGCTTGGTGTCCCGCATGAAGATCGCCCTAAGGTCCGTCGCAACCTCGGGGCAGGCGGTGCGCCGGGTGGCCGCCCCGGCTCGCTTCACCACCAACCTGTCGGCAGTAACCCGCTGCAGTATCTCGACGACCTGTTCAGCGGCTACATTGCCGACCGCCGCATCACACCGCGCGAAGACGTACTGACCGGTCTGGCCACGGCGACCTATCCCGACGGCTCGGTTCCACCGCTACTGGAGGTCGTCCGGCCGGCGACGTTCCTCTTCGGGGCGGGCCAGGAGACCGTCACCAAATTGCTCAGCTCCGCGGTTCAGGTCCTCGGCGACCGGCCCGAGCTGCAGGACCAGCTGCGCGAGGACCGCACCCTGATCGGGCCATTCATCGAAGAGGCACTGCGACTGGAAAGCCCCACCAAGGTCGACTTCCGACTCGTCCGCAAGTCCACCACGCTCGGTGGCGTGCCGCTGAAGGCCGGAACCGTCATCATGCTGTGCCTGGGCGCAGCGAACCGTGATCTGCGAAAGTTCGACGACCCGAACGAGTTTCGACTCGATCGCAAAAACGTCCGCGAGCACATCGCCTTCGGGCGCGGTATCCACACCTGTGCGGGAGCCCCGCTGGCCCGGGTCGAGGGCCGCGTGACGATCAACCGCATGCTCGACCGAATGGCAGATATTCAGATCAGCGAAGCCGAGCACGGACCATCCGGTCAACGCCGTTACCGCTACGAGCCGACCTTCCTGCTGCGCGGACTCACTGAGCTGCACATCGAGTTCACTCCCACTCGCTGA
- a CDS encoding carboxymuconolactone decarboxylase family protein translates to MTEWMTRAQRQAAARAEYEHIMTTASPDPSGAYIESGVIGYVFGEMWRRGILTPRDRRLITLTCVGAAGSVTPIETHVYAALNSGDIAYSDFDEFVLHFATQAGWPKAAVMQMYGMAAKFKIAEERGEELEPHDFELWAEPTEATSRRQRGAATYEQIHGATATEASTAYQGCARLDYLYGEIWSRQAHLTRRDRRIVTICSAASATVDEEVTEHLRAALALGDMTRQELEELVVHFAVYLGWNLARRLDDLLVRVAEEVGASPSGPPVRNDSMPNGRHTRNV, encoded by the coding sequence ATGACCGAGTGGATGACTCGCGCACAACGGCAAGCGGCCGCAAGGGCCGAGTACGAGCACATCATGACAACGGCCAGCCCAGATCCCAGCGGCGCGTACATCGAATCCGGGGTGATCGGATACGTCTTCGGTGAGATGTGGCGCCGCGGCATTCTCACGCCCAGAGACCGGCGGTTGATCACTCTCACTTGTGTCGGCGCCGCCGGCTCGGTCACCCCGATCGAAACCCACGTCTACGCCGCTCTCAATAGCGGGGACATCGCCTACTCCGACTTCGACGAATTCGTCCTGCACTTCGCCACGCAGGCCGGCTGGCCCAAGGCGGCGGTGATGCAGATGTACGGCATGGCGGCCAAGTTCAAGATCGCCGAGGAGCGCGGCGAGGAACTCGAACCTCACGACTTCGAGCTCTGGGCGGAGCCGACGGAGGCCACTTCCCGCCGGCAACGCGGCGCCGCGACGTACGAGCAGATCCACGGCGCCACGGCGACAGAAGCGTCGACCGCGTATCAGGGTTGCGCCCGACTCGACTACCTGTACGGCGAGATCTGGAGCAGGCAAGCACATCTCACCCGTCGCGACCGGCGCATCGTGACCATCTGCAGCGCGGCGTCGGCCACGGTCGACGAAGAGGTCACAGAGCACCTGCGGGCCGCCCTCGCGCTCGGGGACATGACTCGCCAAGAACTCGAGGAACTCGTCGTTCACTTCGCCGTCTACCTGGGTTGGAACCTCGCGCGCCGCCTCGACGACCTGCTCGTTCGCGTAGCCGAAGAGGTTGGCGCAAGTCCTTCGGGCCCACCAGTTCGCAATGATTCGATGCCCAATGGAAGGCACACAAGGAATGTCTGA
- a CDS encoding SDR family oxidoreductase, with translation MKELFDLTGKVAVVTGGAGGIGEVYAKALCEAGASVVIADINLEAAQRFADELTGEGSSAVAVELDVTSAESVTRMASAATDAFGGIDILINNAAVMTDLPPYGLSNMPVPDWDRVLNVNLRGPLLCTQAVVESMTDRGGGRIVNGLSAGGFMPGGIYGVSKYALHGLTCNLAAELGSRGINVNGIAPGLVDNESGYVSLPKDSPFREILGAQIPGKTSGPPQDLIGTLLLLCSPAGEWINGQTISVDGGWIMRL, from the coding sequence GTGAAGGAACTTTTCGACCTGACCGGCAAGGTCGCCGTGGTGACGGGCGGAGCGGGCGGTATCGGTGAGGTGTATGCGAAGGCGCTGTGCGAAGCCGGCGCTTCGGTCGTGATCGCCGACATCAATCTCGAAGCGGCGCAACGCTTCGCAGATGAGCTGACCGGCGAGGGGTCTTCCGCCGTCGCGGTAGAGCTCGACGTCACCTCCGCCGAGTCGGTCACTCGGATGGCGTCGGCGGCGACAGACGCGTTCGGCGGGATCGACATCCTGATCAACAACGCAGCCGTCATGACCGACCTGCCGCCGTACGGGCTGTCGAACATGCCGGTACCGGACTGGGATCGCGTCCTCAACGTGAATCTGCGAGGTCCGCTGCTGTGCACTCAGGCGGTCGTCGAGTCGATGACCGACCGCGGCGGCGGACGAATCGTCAACGGCCTTTCCGCCGGTGGTTTCATGCCCGGCGGCATCTACGGTGTGTCGAAGTACGCGCTGCACGGCTTGACGTGCAACCTTGCCGCTGAGCTCGGCTCTCGCGGCATCAACGTCAATGGGATCGCGCCGGGCCTTGTCGACAATGAAAGCGGCTATGTGAGCCTGCCGAAGGACTCACCGTTCCGCGAGATCCTCGGCGCGCAGATCCCCGGCAAGACATCAGGTCCCCCGCAGGACTTGATCGGCACGTTGCTTCTGCTGTGCTCACCGGCGGGCGAGTGGATCAACGGCCAGACCATCTCGGTCGACGGCGGCTGGATCATGCGGCTCTGA
- a CDS encoding aldehyde dehydrogenase, producing MSVDLSVPVVHLHIGGEARTSGSGGEHQHVYPATGEIHGPVPLAGTDDVEAAVRAAHAAYPEWRAWRPAERARVLRRLGELMERDTAEIARLSVLDNGMSAGMSQPLVSIMASWTSYYAGWADKVEGRVTSFPANQRELAYSMPEPYGVVGIILTWNGPVVSVGMKLIPALAAGNTVVVKPSELTPYATEHVMRLVKEAGLPDGVVNLVLGGPETGDALVRHPLVEKVSFTGGPATGRKILTACAESLKPAVLELGGKSANVLFPDADLDMAVAINAFSVLGTLAGQGCAIPSRMIVHNDIYDDVVERVLAVVAGMQCGDPFDPATVISPVVSREAQQRILAMIERAQDDGAKLLAGGRVPGHLPNGFFIEPTVLGDVDPGSELGQTEVFGPVLSLMRFETEEQAIEMANSTQYGLASYLFTKDIDRVNRMVSALRAGGVYVNGASPVVGCELAFGGVGISGFGREGGQEGLFEFLRTKAVGVG from the coding sequence ATGAGCGTTGACCTGAGCGTGCCCGTGGTGCACCTGCACATCGGAGGCGAGGCGCGAACGAGCGGTTCGGGCGGTGAGCACCAGCACGTCTACCCGGCAACCGGGGAGATCCATGGGCCGGTGCCGTTGGCCGGGACCGACGACGTAGAAGCGGCAGTGCGGGCTGCGCATGCCGCATATCCCGAATGGCGCGCCTGGCGGCCGGCCGAGCGCGCACGTGTCCTTCGCCGACTCGGTGAGTTGATGGAACGAGACACCGCCGAAATCGCCCGCTTGTCGGTCCTCGACAACGGGATGTCGGCGGGTATGAGCCAGCCACTCGTCAGCATCATGGCGAGTTGGACGTCCTATTACGCCGGCTGGGCCGACAAGGTCGAAGGGCGGGTGACGTCGTTCCCGGCGAACCAGCGTGAACTGGCCTACTCGATGCCCGAGCCGTACGGAGTCGTGGGAATAATCCTCACCTGGAACGGCCCTGTCGTCTCGGTCGGCATGAAACTGATCCCGGCCCTGGCGGCGGGAAATACGGTCGTCGTGAAGCCATCTGAGTTGACCCCGTATGCAACCGAGCACGTGATGCGTCTCGTCAAAGAGGCGGGATTGCCCGACGGAGTCGTCAACCTCGTGCTCGGAGGGCCGGAGACGGGTGACGCGCTGGTGCGCCACCCTCTCGTCGAAAAAGTCAGCTTCACCGGCGGACCGGCAACCGGGAGGAAAATCCTCACCGCGTGCGCCGAGTCCCTCAAGCCTGCAGTGCTCGAATTAGGGGGCAAGTCCGCGAACGTCCTTTTCCCCGATGCCGACTTGGACATGGCGGTCGCGATCAACGCCTTCAGCGTCCTCGGCACACTGGCGGGGCAAGGTTGCGCGATCCCGTCGCGCATGATCGTCCACAACGACATCTACGACGACGTTGTCGAACGTGTCCTCGCTGTCGTCGCCGGTATGCAATGCGGTGACCCGTTCGACCCCGCGACCGTCATCAGCCCGGTCGTCAGCCGCGAAGCCCAACAACGGATCCTTGCCATGATCGAGCGAGCCCAGGACGACGGGGCGAAGCTCCTGGCCGGCGGCCGCGTTCCCGGCCATCTGCCGAACGGGTTCTTCATCGAACCGACCGTGCTGGGCGACGTCGACCCCGGCTCCGAACTGGGTCAGACCGAGGTGTTCGGCCCGGTGCTCTCCTTGATGCGCTTCGAGACGGAAGAACAAGCGATCGAGATGGCGAACTCGACCCAATACGGGCTTGCCTCCTACCTGTTCACCAAGGACATCGACCGAGTGAACCGCATGGTGAGCGCCCTGCGAGCGGGCGGGGTCTATGTCAATGGGGCGAGCCCGGTCGTCGGCTGCGAGCTCGCGTTCGGCGGCGTCGGCATCTCGGGCTTTGGCCGTGAGGGCGGTCAGGAAGGTCTGTTCGAGTTCCTCCGTACCAAGGCGGTCGGCGTCGGATGA
- a CDS encoding SDR family oxidoreductase, translating into MSKGLNLKGAVTVLTGAGSGIGRATAVAFAERGANVVVSDVSEARVAEVVDQITGLGHPAIGLTADVTVEADLLKLRDAALERFDRIDVVMNNVGVIAMGAPEALPDEAWTRTLDTNLLSIARSNRVFLPRLIAQGSGHVINTASASGLLTYGFDRLPYVASKHAVVGLSEALATYLGSNGIGVTCLCPSGVITNILEGITVYGEATSTPRAPAHPLVSAEEVGRLTADAVEAGRFLVVTASEVHDSLLERAKDIESYIQASIAAQS; encoded by the coding sequence ATGAGCAAGGGGCTCAACCTCAAAGGCGCGGTTACCGTCCTGACGGGCGCAGGAAGCGGGATCGGTCGCGCCACCGCCGTTGCGTTCGCCGAGCGCGGAGCCAACGTCGTCGTGAGCGACGTGTCGGAAGCCAGGGTCGCCGAAGTCGTCGACCAGATCACCGGCCTCGGCCATCCGGCGATCGGGCTGACCGCCGACGTGACGGTCGAAGCCGATCTGTTGAAGCTCAGGGACGCTGCGCTCGAGCGGTTCGATCGAATCGACGTGGTGATGAACAACGTAGGGGTGATCGCGATGGGTGCGCCCGAGGCCCTCCCCGACGAGGCGTGGACCCGCACGCTCGACACCAATCTGCTCAGCATTGCCCGCAGCAACCGGGTGTTCCTCCCTCGCCTCATCGCGCAAGGCAGCGGACACGTGATCAACACGGCATCGGCGTCAGGTCTGCTCACGTACGGCTTCGACCGGCTTCCGTATGTCGCGTCCAAGCATGCAGTCGTCGGTCTGTCAGAGGCCTTGGCCACCTACCTGGGCTCGAATGGAATCGGGGTGACATGCCTGTGCCCGTCCGGAGTCATCACGAACATCCTGGAAGGGATCACCGTTTACGGCGAGGCGACCTCGACACCGCGCGCCCCGGCTCACCCACTGGTGAGCGCAGAAGAGGTCGGGCGGTTGACCGCCGACGCCGTCGAAGCGGGGCGATTTCTCGTGGTGACCGCATCCGAGGTGCACGATTCGTTGCTGGAACGCGCAAAGGACATCGAGTCGTACATCCAGGCGAGCATCGCGGCGCAATCATGA
- a CDS encoding TetR/AcrR family transcriptional regulator, which produces MNTQIGPPPATALQLLLAAERLFAEHGLTGVSLRQISLEAGSSNNSAIRYHFGSKEDLLRAIFAYRLGDLTQRRALLSARANPDDLRSQLEAHILPLIELAESPDSSYVSFIEQLQRAGAVDVFVHQPDALKSQENFITQMQRLLPHIPEPGRSMRIQQAQDLAVHLAAERERAIRRNDAAVPFALYVSGVVDGLAGFLEAPASAETEQLIARGISSSRR; this is translated from the coding sequence GTGAACACGCAAATCGGACCTCCTCCGGCGACTGCGCTGCAGCTGCTACTGGCCGCTGAACGGCTATTCGCCGAGCACGGGCTCACCGGCGTATCGCTGCGCCAGATCTCACTCGAGGCGGGCTCGTCGAACAACTCGGCGATCCGATATCACTTCGGTTCGAAAGAAGATCTTCTGCGCGCGATCTTCGCCTACCGCCTCGGGGATCTGACACAGCGCCGCGCTCTCCTCAGTGCCCGCGCGAATCCCGATGATCTTCGCTCGCAGCTCGAAGCGCACATCCTCCCGCTGATCGAGTTGGCGGAATCTCCCGACAGCTCTTACGTTTCGTTCATCGAACAACTGCAGCGTGCTGGTGCGGTCGATGTCTTTGTGCATCAGCCGGATGCTCTGAAATCTCAAGAGAACTTCATCACCCAGATGCAGCGGCTCTTGCCGCACATCCCAGAACCCGGGCGGTCAATGCGAATTCAGCAGGCCCAAGACCTCGCGGTCCACCTTGCCGCGGAGCGGGAGCGTGCGATTCGCCGCAACGACGCAGCTGTCCCATTCGCGCTGTACGTCAGTGGCGTAGTCGACGGGCTGGCGGGCTTCCTCGAAGCTCCCGCTTCCGCAGAGACCGAACAGCTGATTGCACGCGGAATCTCGTCCTCTCGACGGTGA